The Skermanella pratensis genome has a window encoding:
- the epmA gene encoding EF-P lysine aminoacylase EpmA translates to MEWWHPDSFARRRPFLEGRALIASRVRGWFEGQGFFEVETPALQVSPGLEPHLNAFSTELVGPNPDDRRTLYLHTSPEFAMKKLLVAGMPKLFQLAKVFRNGERSGTHSPEFTMLEWYRAGAGYRDLMDDCTALVRTAARAGGREGFDWRGRTCDPFAPWEVLTVADAFDRHAGIDLLATAPDPLAPDAELLAREAERIGIRPHSGDTWEDLFFRISLDLIEPNLGMDRPTFLTDYPVSMAALSRPRPDDPRVAERFELYACGLELANAFGELTDAAVQRARFEADMDLKERLYGTRYPIDPDFMAALEFGMPESAGIALGFDRLVLLCTGAEEIGDVLWAPVSGFER, encoded by the coding sequence ATGGAATGGTGGCATCCCGACAGTTTCGCCCGGCGGCGCCCATTCCTGGAGGGCAGGGCGCTGATCGCCTCCAGGGTGCGGGGCTGGTTCGAAGGGCAGGGCTTCTTCGAGGTCGAGACGCCGGCCCTCCAGGTATCGCCCGGGCTTGAGCCTCACCTGAACGCGTTCTCGACCGAGCTGGTCGGTCCCAACCCGGACGACCGGCGCACCCTCTATCTCCACACCAGCCCCGAATTCGCCATGAAGAAGCTGCTGGTGGCGGGAATGCCGAAGCTGTTCCAACTCGCGAAGGTTTTCCGCAACGGCGAACGCTCGGGGACCCACAGCCCGGAATTCACCATGCTGGAGTGGTACAGGGCAGGGGCCGGCTACCGGGACCTGATGGACGACTGCACCGCCCTGGTCCGGACGGCGGCCCGGGCGGGCGGGCGCGAGGGGTTCGACTGGCGCGGCCGGACCTGCGATCCGTTCGCCCCGTGGGAGGTGCTGACCGTCGCCGACGCCTTCGACCGCCATGCCGGAATCGACCTGCTCGCGACCGCGCCCGATCCGCTGGCGCCCGACGCGGAGCTGCTGGCGCGCGAGGCGGAGCGGATCGGAATCCGGCCCCATTCCGGGGATACCTGGGAAGACCTCTTCTTCCGCATCTCCCTGGACCTGATCGAGCCCAACCTCGGCATGGACCGGCCGACCTTCCTGACGGACTATCCCGTCTCCATGGCGGCGCTATCCCGTCCCAGGCCCGACGATCCGCGCGTCGCCGAACGCTTCGAGCTTTATGCCTGCGGCCTGGAACTGGCAAACGCCTTCGGCGAGCTGACCGATGCCGCTGTCCAGCGAGCCCGGTTCGAGGCCGACATGGATCTCAAGGAGCGGCTCTACGGCACCCGCTACCCGATCGACCCGGATTTCATGGCGGCGCTGGAGTTCGGCATGCCGGAGAGCGCGGGAATTGCCCTGGGGTTCGACCGGTTGGTCCTGCTATGCACCGGGGCGGAGGAGATCGGCGACGTCCTCTGGGCTCCGGTGTCCGGTTTCGAAAGGTGA